The window aaaataaaaatagcaggTTCAACATTTATTACATCAATAAGACATTCATAATATTTTGCTCTTTAGCATTATATATTCTACTATAAATATGGCATAGGATTCTAATATTTTCTATTTTCCCTCATAGAGGGTGTGGACTAGCATTAATTGCAGGAGAATCAAACACAAATTTACAAGAAAAGTAGTACATATTTTAAGTTTGTTTCTCCTGTTGTGTTATCGATTTAAACAGTTTGGGACTATACAGGTACCACATATAAATTACAAAATCATAAAACAATGGTTTGCCTATTTGGTGCAAGCATTTTAGGCAGTGTTATATTTGGGCAGGAGTTGCAACAATATTTTGTTTATATCTTAAAAACATTGAACGATGTTCTTTGAAAGAGAGGAACTACTCAACAAATCATCAAATTTGACCTGACTAAAATAGGTGAAGACACAAGTTGGCTGCGAATAATGTAGAAAAATACAATTTTGTTCTCAAATTTGGACATTGCAAGTATTTGTCAGGTCATCATTCGACACAAAAATACAATTTATGCATAGTTTCTCTGATTACTGGTTCACTAAAATATAAATTACCAATATCATGTAGTGATCATCAATTATTCAACATTCATAATATAACAATCTATACTGTTGAACTCTTGCTGTAGGTATGTGGCCTGTTTCACATACTTTGCTCACAGTACAATAAGACTAAAAACGTAAAATTCGCAACGATCATTGACATTCCTAAAACACAAAGCACCACCAATTCTTCAGCAAGAGTCACAAGAATTTATCAATAAACAGTTGACAGGTGCAAACAAGTTCTATAATAGAGTAACATTTCTTTATTGTAAGCATTAAATGGTAACATATAAAGGCTAATGCAGACGAAAGCATTATCTGAAGTACTTTAATCACAGCTCCAAATGgcatttaaaatataaatttattgttATGATGCAAAGTTGTACTCAGTAAATAAAGGCGAGTAAAGAATTTTGTAACGATGTGCGTCAATTAGATTGCAGCAACCATTACAAAAGAAGGAGATATaattacatctgagagtaaatcagCTCTCGAAAAGCACCGAGGGAGTAGTGAAAATAGTCATTTTCGAATAACTAACACTCGTGCCACGGCATTATGGCATTTAATTGGAATACATACGTTAATAATCaagacaatataaaaaaaataatttcttttgtataGATCTTTTGAAGGACATAACTTCAAAATATGATTGGATAATTATCTTTCTGTCGTTTCAGTCTGTGAGTACATACAGTATGACAGAAGCCCAAGAAATGAATTTCTTCTGTTCAATAGCGATTTTTTTTGCTATTGTAGTTCTTAGCCACACAGTTATTAAATTATTAGGTACAATCTTTCATTTTGTGTGAATGATCAGTGCCTATTGCTGTAGATACTACATATAACAATCATTTCATAAAACTGAAATATATACTTTTAAAAATGCCGAATCGATTTATGAAAGCAAGGAATCTTCATGAAGGTATAAGGCATGGGAACTAAATAATACGAAACTGTCGAGATTAACAGACGGAAGCCGCCTTCACCCGACGGGTGGACTAGAAAGTCAACCGGAAACAATGACACAGAGAATACGATCTTGACGAGTGCATGAGATCATTTGTGTGGTGACATGAGTGTGTGAGTTCGCCTGCTAGGGGCAGCTTTATTAGGaaagtgtacactatgtgatcaaaagtatttggacaatgTTGAAGAAAATATATCACGAACTTCGTGTAACCAAGGGACTAAAGTATGGGCGAGACAGCTGGATCTGCTTGTTTGCTCCGTACGCCGATGTGTCAGAAGAGTGTTGCAAGATTGATCTTACTTTTTATTTACTGCCTACGAACGGAGACAAACTTGGAAGTTAGACTGAGTGCATCAAAGTAACAGAGCTCCCATCTCATTACACTGTACTGTAGGGGAGTGATATCACTGAAGCACTTGCACTGCCCACTGCTCTACTGCGAGCTGATGGAACATTCACGGGATTCTTCGAGACACAGGTTACATGACGGTGTACACAGATCAATGGAAGATTTATTTACGGTTGTCTCACTGGATTTACCAATTTTCTGGGTATTATTACGATTACTGTCGTAAGTGACTTCTTGAGGTGCAGTAGAGCGAACTGTTGAAATACCATCCGAAACTATTGGAAATTAGATAGATCCACAACAGCAGCTATCACTACTGAAGTTCTTTGCAGAGACTGTATTACAGTGATATAATTGAGTTTAATTCTCTCCTCTTTTTGACAATCTAAGATCAACACGAGGCGATAgataaacagggtgtttcaaaagtcttTGCATCAGAGGTCTAGGGTGATACATCACGGCAAGCGGGACAACTTCTGCCAGAGAGAAAATATTCGTTGACGCTTAAGAGTGATGGTAGACGTCATTTGTATTGGTTATGCCCCAGTCATTTTCTCTGTATGAAAGGGAGTTGGCCAAACGAAATTAAAGTTCCTCATTAGCTTCTAAAATGTCTCTATTCATTTCGAGAAAGTcttcttaaggttttcttgttgaaaatcactcttTCAGTAAACTGGGATGTGTAGTACACAGTGCATCTGGTTAGCAGGTTCTGCTTgcggtgaaatctcgtcgtccgAGGGATGACGAATGCTAAAGGATGTCTAAAGTGACCAGGAAGTGACAGCGAATACGTTATCTCCGACAGAAGTTGTTCCCGATGACGAGATTTATCAACCGCAGAGATTTGATTCAAAGAGGTTCGATTTTAATTGACTGGGCTAACTAGTACAACAATTTTTGGTATAtatcgatacttttgatcacgtagtgtctcttgaaagacacactgcaCAGACGACACTACAGCTCTCAAGTTGTAATTTACAATGTTCGGAACTCTCGACGAGGAAAACTGCGTCACACGAAGTAGTTCAGTCTATACTGCACTCGTCTGTCGTTCTGCAGCCGCTCCTCATTTACAAAGAGGAGCTTCGACTCCCTCTGGCTGCCAGTGTCGCTTGTCCCAGGAACTTCAGTGAAGAAGCACGAAGGAAGAGTGAGTCCGCCCAGCGAGGCACTCCAGAAGGGCGTCGTCTCAGTCGAGTATGCACGACAGGCAGCTGAGGAAGTAGAAGGAGAAGCCGTCGGCGTCCGTGTCCTTGCCCTTGTGCTTCTTGTCCTTCTTGGCAGTCTTCTTCCTCTGCAGGCAGCCGGTGGCGGTGGCGCCCGCGTGGCGCCCCACGGGGCTGGAGCTCTTGCGCCTGCCCCGGCCGCCGCCCACCCTCGGGGCGGACATCTTGTCCAGGTGGGCCTCCAGGTGCTTGGGCGGCGGCCCCGCGGGCGGTGCCCCCGGCCGGTTGATGCGGTCCAGGAAGAAGACGGCGTCCTCCCCGGAGATGAGGCCGCTGCGCATCGGCCCGTCGACGAAGTCTTGCAGCGACATGAAGGGGTAGCGCACGGCGTACAGCAGCGCGTCACCCGCCTCGTCGCGCAGGTCGTCGGCGCACAGCGGCCGCTGCGAGCAGAGGCAGCGGCAGCGCGCCCAGCGCACCACCGCGGCGAACAGCAGCGCCTCCGATGAGGGCGCGAAGGAGTCGCGTGTCACCACCTCGAGCAGCTCGTCGCGCGACAGGTCCTCCAGCTGCTCCAGCGACAGAACGTCGTCGGCGCGCTCGTCGCAGAACTGCAGGCAGCGCCGGCGCAGCGCCGCGTAGCCCGCCACGACCGCCTCGAGCCCGGCCGCCTGCCCTGCCTCCGCCGCCAGCGACGTCTGCTCGTCGCCGTCTGACGGCGGCGCAGAGGGCGCCCACTCGTCACCTTCCGGGGCTGCACAATCGTGACAGTCGCGGTCAGCTCAATGTCCTTTACTTTTAACGAACGCGAAGAATACTGCCAGAGgaacacaggcaactgagcatcacactagaggttgaaaataccgcttcagttgtaagagctttttatttttttatttttgagtgcttagaccatgaccggtttcggactAATACATGCCCCTCACTAGGTTTTTGGCTGTGACCACGAGCGCCGCGATAGGGAGTAGGGGATGTGGTTTAGCACCAAAGAGCGAACACTTATCCCACTTGTGGCACACCGCGTCCTATACTCTCAATCGCGGCGTTCGCGGTCACAGCCCAAAATCATCACACCTGATGATGAGCATGTACTAGCCCGAAAATGTTCATGGTCTAAAAAAagccttacaactgaagcggtagttTCAACCCCCACTTTAACAAACACAGTTTTTGCAAACCACGTaacggaaaaaaatggctctgagcactatgggtcttaatgctgaggttatcagtcccctagaacttagaactacttaaacctaactaacgtaaggacatcacacacgtccatgcccgaggcaggattcgaaccttcgaccgtagcggtcgcgcggatccagactgtagcgccaagtaccgctcggtcactccggccggccacgtaaCGCAGTCAGCGCTATAGACTTAAGCTGTACGTTGCTTAGACTCGGCTCTGTAATGTTAGATACCCCCAAAGCATTAGCAGAcaactgtttacgattgcttcttgttcttaatttctgacGAGTGCGCGCAACTGTTGTTTTAAGCTTGAGTGCTTTCGGGAAAAATACAGCCTTACGAACACATTTCAAGACGTCTTTCTGCTTTTAAATGCACATTTCATTCAGTAATGCgatgcatttctcctctttaacGTGACGTTACTTTTGTTACTCGTTTCAGATaatcaaagaaactagtacaagGGACCATAATTAAACTtcaagtttcaaaacgctgtagaaacagAACCACTGTTCGGAACGATGTCAAAACTAAGCAGCAAAGTACTGATacagggggaacatcatggaaaaaaatgttaatgaaaatttgaccaatagatggcgctgtaagtgtcagaatatgcacaccagcaAACGCGCGGctcacggctgttcctcagttgcATCCGCGACGCCCagcatgactgtctccatgaaggatcgcgcTACTGGTACAGATCTTTTACAAGAACGTTGACTGTGCACCAGTAGTCCTGCAGAAGTTCCAGGCACTCTAGGGTATGTAAAGAGACAATGGTTCGAAGTTTGCTAAAGGCCTGGAGCAAAtgactacaaaattaaaaaaagacgggttcttttgaagTGGAATGTGACAGGGGGAGGATAGCTGTTGATCCGACGTCTGTGGAAGATGTGGGCACAGCAATGCAGGAGAGGTTGTGTCCAAACACTCAGTGCATGGGTAATTGCCCGATCGTTGAACATGCCTGCGAGCATGTGCATAAAATACTACGAAACATTCTGCAGTGCTATCCATACAAAAATCACCCATGtttaggagttgcttcctgctgacctgccagcaaggcaAACGTTCGCTCTGGAGTTTCTTGCTCGTATGGAAGAGTACAATGAATAGTCATCGAATATTCTGTGGACAGAAGAAGCCCATTTCCATCGCCAGGGGTTGTCAATAAGAAAAATTGTACGATATGAACAACGGAAAATCAAGCACATTAACCGGTACCACTTAATTGTGGTGTGGGTTAAGGCATCGTTTAGCGCAGGACAgcgttttttcgaggagatgagtcctgcgggtTTTGCTACTTGTACCGACAGTGGTAAGCGCTATTAGAGTCTTTTGAGtgccaacgtcattccaacccttcaacagcgtggatgtttgATAGGATAATTTTTATGGAAGATGGCGCTCCTCCTCGCGTTGCGCAGTCAGTGAAGTGGCTGCTGTAgagacatttcggaaatgctagtaaTGTTAACCGTCATATGCTACAGCCTGGCcgtcaagatcacctgatctgcatGACTTCTGGCTGTGGCGTTATCTGAAAGATCTAATTAcaaacgtagctgaattgaagacATGCATTGTGCAAAGCGTTATAAACGTGATCTCCAAAACACTCCGGTCTGTTATGGAACAATCTGTTTTTCGATTTCAACTTGCGACAGAAAACGGTGGACTACATACTGAACATGCCTTGAGCTAGTCTCACGGGAGTTAGAAACCATGTCATTTTGCTCTTGATGCGGTTTTTGGCCCcatgacaattaaaaacctatatcattttgctttttatgcggtttctggcaattgaaaaccgatttttcccatccgatgtcgtACGAGCTTACCGTGGTGGATAGGCTTACGTAATTATCagcgccacaactgttgactgtgtaagtaggctgttcaggtttttatattggtagcgccatgtagcgctctatatgaaaatcactggctgtgctgtgtgcagtctgtggctgggtggcattgttgtaatattcgccattgtagtgttgggctgttggctgttaacagcgcatagcgttgcgcagttggaggtgagccgccagacgtggtggatgtggggagagagatggcggagatttgaaatttgtaagactggatgtcatgaactgctatatacactcctggaaatggaaaaaaaagaacacattgacaccggtgtgtcagacccaccatacttgctccggacactgcgagagggctgtacaagcaatggtcacacgcacagcacagcggacacaccaggaaccgcggtgttggccgtcgaatggcgctagctgcgcagcatttgtgcaccgccgccgtcagtgtcagccagtttgccgtggcatacggagctccatcgcagtctttaacactggtagcatgtcgcgacagcgtggaagtgaaccgtatgtgcagttgacggactttgagcgagggcgcatagtgggcatgcgggaggccgggtggacgtaccgccgaattgctcaacacgtggggcgtgaggtctccacagtacatcgatgttgtcgccagtggtcggcggaaggtgcacgtgcccgtcgacctgggaccggaccgcagcgacgcacggatgcacgccaagaccgtaggatcctacgcagtgcagtaggggaccgtaccgccacttcccagcaaattagggacactgttgctcctggggtatcggcgaggaccattcgcaaccgtctccatgatgctgggctacggtcccgcacaccgttaggccgtcttccgctcacgccccaacatcgtgcagcccgcctccagtggtgtcgcgacaggcgtgaatggaggaacgaatggagacgtgtcgtcttcagcgatgagagtcgcttttgccttggtgatggtcgtatgcgtgtttggcgccgtgcaggtgagcgccacaatcaggactgcatacgaccgaggcacacagggccaacacctggcatcatggtgtggggagcgatctcctacactggccgtacacctctggtgatcgtcgaggggacactgaatagtgtacggtacatccaaaccgtcatcgaacccatcgttctaccattcctagaccggcaagggaacttgctgatccaacaggagaatgcacgtccgcatgtatcccgtgccacccaacgtgctctagaaggtgtaagtcaactaccctggccagcaagatctccggatctgtcccccattgagcatgtttgggactggatgaagcgtcgtctcacgcggtctgcacgtccagcacgaacgctggtccaactgaggcgccaggtggaaatggcatggcaagccgttccacaggactatatccagcatctctacgatcgcctccatgggagaatagcagcctgtattgctgcgaagggtggatatacactgtactagtgccgacattgtgcatgctctgttgcctgtgtctatgtgcctgtggttctgtcagtgtgatcaagtggtgtatctgaccccaggaatgtgtcaataaagtttccccttcctgggacaatgaattcacggtgttcttatttcaatttccaggagtgtatattatgacttttgatgatattaaaatctttcattcgctaactatgcctatcagttgttggtgccttccgtagttcgaatcttttatttagctggcagtagtggcgctcgctgtattggagtggttcgagtaacgaagatttttgatgaggtaagtgatttgggaaaggtataggttaatgttaatcagggccattcgtcgtagggatttttgaaagtcagattgcgttgcgctaaaaataatatatgctgtttaagcacagtcacgtgtaactgttctaaggggacgtttcaactgctagggccgccttgccacggctcgcgtGGCTACCCccgacccccgtcggaggttcgagtcctcccttgggtatgggtgtgtgtggtgtccttagcgtaagttagttagattaagtagtgtgtaagcctagaggccTCCCTCCATGAAACAtggcttgccgttggtggggaggcttgcgtgcctcggcgatacagatagccgtactgtaggtacaaccacaacggaggggtatctgttgagaattaattttaattttaataatgaacagcctcagttgcaccgtttaccttgaatttacctaggtttcagtcgggataaaccaaccttcttcagaataatagTATCTATCGTTTGCCCATGTGGCTCCCTGGCGGTCGAGGCACAGGTACTGGAGTAAGCCGTGGCTTGCGTGGCAACTGACCTGCCTTCGTGACGCAGCCGAAGCTGTCGCAGTAGACGCGCACGTTGGAGAAGACTTCGAGCACGCAGGAGGCGTCGAGGCTGGCGGCCAGGTGCTGGGTGCAGAGCAGCTGCAGCCCGTGGCACTGGTACTTGTGCGCCGCGTACAGCGTCGCCAGCGCCGTCTGCACCGTGGGCAGCTGCACCGGCTCCTGGTACAGGAACCTACGCACACGGCCAGCAGCAATCCGCAGTCAGCGGCACGCGTACATTTAGCGGAGCACACGCAGCAGCAACAGTCAATGGGCGTCGGCAGTTGCGCCGGCTTCTGCTAGAGCTGCCTAAATAACGTGCCGCAATCATCCGCAGTTACATAACACTCCAGAACACTATGAACATTCCGCAAGCGTTTCCTCTGCGTGAGAGGAGGAGGGGAGTCAataatacactgctcaaaagaccTAGGGGAACATGATTTTGGGCGTCTGCCATACTGTATTCAGCATTAATTGAGGACTGCGTATGTTACCAAATTATGCCTTTACTtgtcacaaattaagtacacaagaAAACATCAATATATTCTCGATGGTTtatataaaaagaaatgaaatgtaagaCAGGTGCCGAAAATGAAGTGCCAACAATCATTAATCCCTTCATTGGACTTTTACGTGAGCATTTATCAGAGCGTGACACCTACGTAGCATGCTCTGCATAAGTCTATATATGTCGCCCTGTGGTATCCGTTtccattcttcaatgagagcccTGGGGACTTCATGGAGAGcctgtggtggaacaggacgagCACGAACACGTCTGCATGTCCCACACACGCACGATGGAGCTTATATTGGGTCATTccattacttcaatttccaggcttTGCAAGACATAGCTGTTGACTCCCGCCGCATGGGCCCTGGCATTACAAGCAATACACGACCACCACCTGATGCTCCAACCACCACAACGCCCGACAGGATCT is drawn from Schistocerca gregaria isolate iqSchGreg1 chromosome 3, iqSchGreg1.2, whole genome shotgun sequence and contains these coding sequences:
- the LOC126356138 gene encoding BTB/POZ domain-containing protein 1-like isoform X2, with protein sequence MCSAISTTPLLAKRCESTLPNEADSDVTFLVGPDGCRVPGHRSVLAAANPVFRCMFEGPLACGHSVTVPDVPWRGFANLLRFLYQEPVQLPTVQTALATLYAAHKYQCHGLQLLCTQHLAASLDASCVLEVFSNVRVYCDSFGCVTKAAPEGDEWAPSAPPSDGDEQTSLAAEAGQAAGLEAVVAGYAALRRRCLQFCDERADDVLSLEQLEDLSRDELLEVVTRDSFAPSSEALLFAAVVRWARCRCLCSQRPLCADDLRDEAGDALLYAVRYPFMSLQDFVDGPMRSGLISGEDAVFFLDRINRPGAPPAGPPPKHLEAHLDKMSAPRVGGGRGRRKSSSPVGRHAGATATGCLQRKKTAKKDKKHKGKDTDADGFSFYFLSCLSCILD
- the LOC126356138 gene encoding BTB/POZ domain-containing protein 1-like isoform X1 translates to MRPLEKLLNRKLHRYVNHPARTEAKFLTSKMCSAISTTPLLAKRCESTLPNEADSDVTFLVGPDGCRVPGHRSVLAAANPVFRCMFEGPLACGHSVTVPDVPWRGFANLLRFLYQEPVQLPTVQTALATLYAAHKYQCHGLQLLCTQHLAASLDASCVLEVFSNVRVYCDSFGCVTKAAPEGDEWAPSAPPSDGDEQTSLAAEAGQAAGLEAVVAGYAALRRRCLQFCDERADDVLSLEQLEDLSRDELLEVVTRDSFAPSSEALLFAAVVRWARCRCLCSQRPLCADDLRDEAGDALLYAVRYPFMSLQDFVDGPMRSGLISGEDAVFFLDRINRPGAPPAGPPPKHLEAHLDKMSAPRVGGGRGRRKSSSPVGRHAGATATGCLQRKKTAKKDKKHKGKDTDADGFSFYFLSCLSCILD